A single region of the Gossypium arboreum isolate Shixiya-1 chromosome 12, ASM2569848v2, whole genome shotgun sequence genome encodes:
- the LOC108476679 gene encoding transcription factor BHLH089-like, with translation MDPPAMMSDGRYNLAEIWQYPMSESGISRGQFGHGLAQFGDPSLEISGNDPVSFELQQRRGGMRRRRDGEDETAKVVSTSSTSSGNAVNDGEGKRIKAAGGREQNHESRVEAEPSSGKLVEEKAQPSEPPKQDYIHVRARRGQATDSHSLAERARREKISERMKILQDLVPGCNKVIGKALVLDEIINYIQSLQRQVEFLSMKLEAVNSGINPAIEVFPRKDYGQQAFDATGMAFGSQVIKEYSGGTSPEWLHIGSAFERTT, from the exons atGGATCCGCCAGCTATGATGAGCGATGGAAGGTACAATCTAGCAGAGATCTGGCAGTATCCCATGAGTGAATCTGGGATAAGTAGGGGTCAGTTCGGACATGGGTTGGCTCAGTTCGGGGACCCCAGTCTAGAGATTTCCGGCAATGATCCGGTTAGCTTCGAGCTGCAGCAGAGAAGGGGTGGTATGAGGCGAAGGCGTGACGGAGAAGATGAAACAGCTAAGGTTGTCTCTACTAGCTCCACTAGTAGTGGCAATGCCGTG AATGATGGTGAGGGGAAGAGAATTAAAGCAGCAGGAGGCAGAGAACAAAATCATGAATCTAGAGTTGAAGCAGAACCCAGTTCAGGCAAGCTTGTGGAAGAAAAAGCTCAACCTTCCGAGCCACCTAAACAAGATTACATCCACGTACGAGCACGAAGGGGTCAAGCTACTGATAGCCACAGCTTAGCTGAAAGG GCTAGGAGAGAAAAGATTAGTGAAAGAATGAAGATTCTTCAGGATTTGGTTCCTGGTTGCAATAAG GTTATTGGCAAAGCACTTGTCcttgatgagataattaattacaTTCAATCACTACAGCGTCAGGTCGAG TTCCTATCAATGAAGCTTGAAGCAGTTAATTCAGGAATAAACCCTGCCATTGAAGTATTTCCTCGTAAAGAT TATGGCCAACAAGCGTTTGATGCTACTGGTATGGCATTCGGTTCGCAAGTGATAAAGGAATACAGTGGTGGCACATCGCCAGAGTGGTTGCACATTGGCAGTGCTTTCGAAAGGACAACATAA